Proteins co-encoded in one Actinobacillus succinogenes 130Z genomic window:
- the coaA gene encoding type I pantothenate kinase — MNAKIVNTLNQPPIAGPFLVFNRLQWAELRKSVPLTLTEQDLKPLLGINEELSLDEVSTIYLPLVRLINYYIEENLRRQTVLNRFLGGQHPKVPYIISIAGSVAVGKSTSARILQSLLANWPQARKVDLITTDGFLYPLADLQEKNLLQKKGFPVSYDTPKLIQFLADIKSGKPHVKAPIYSHLTYDIIPNRFNLVNQPDILILEGLNVLQTGNKAKTFVSDFVDFSVYVDADEALLREWYIRRFLKFRQSAFNNPHSYFKHYASLSEQDAINTATNIWDTINGLNLKQNILPTRERANLILHKGADHAVQEVKLRK, encoded by the coding sequence ATGAATGCAAAAATCGTGAATACTTTAAATCAGCCACCAATTGCCGGTCCGTTTCTTGTCTTTAACCGTTTGCAATGGGCGGAATTGCGCAAATCGGTTCCGTTAACCTTAACCGAACAGGACCTGAAACCGCTGCTTGGTATTAATGAAGAATTATCGCTGGATGAAGTCAGCACCATTTATTTACCGCTTGTCCGTCTGATTAATTATTATATTGAAGAAAATCTGCGCCGCCAAACCGTGCTCAACCGGTTTCTGGGCGGACAACATCCCAAAGTACCTTACATTATCAGTATTGCCGGCAGCGTAGCGGTAGGAAAAAGTACATCAGCACGTATTTTACAGTCTTTGCTGGCAAATTGGCCGCAGGCTCGCAAAGTAGATTTAATTACAACTGACGGTTTCCTTTACCCTCTTGCCGATTTGCAGGAGAAAAATCTGTTGCAGAAAAAAGGCTTTCCGGTTTCTTACGATACGCCTAAGCTGATTCAGTTTTTAGCCGATATCAAATCCGGTAAACCTCATGTGAAAGCACCGATTTATTCTCATTTAACTTACGACATTATTCCGAATCGGTTTAATCTGGTAAATCAGCCAGATATCCTTATTCTGGAAGGATTGAATGTTTTGCAAACCGGTAATAAAGCGAAAACTTTCGTTTCGGATTTCGTGGATTTTTCCGTTTATGTGGATGCCGACGAAGCACTGTTGCGGGAATGGTATATTCGCCGTTTTTTGAAGTTCCGGCAAAGCGCATTTAACAATCCTCATTCCTACTTTAAACATTACGCCTCTTTATCCGAACAAGACGCCATTAATACCGCAACCAATATTTGGGATACTATCAACGGATTGAATTTGAAACAGAATATTTTACCGACCCGAGAACGGGCGAATCTGATTCTGCACAAAGGCGCCGACCATGCGGTACAGGAAGTGAAACTGCGTAAATAA
- the fruB gene encoding fused PTS fructose transporter subunit IIA/HPr protein, whose amino-acid sequence MFNLPENNIHLAAQATDKQQAIEMAAAALEQGGYVESGYLQGMLGREQQTSTFLGNGIAIPHGTLETRGLVKNTGVAVFQFPQGIEWGEGNKAYVVIGIAARSDEHLSLLRQLTHVLGDEDTAAKLATLDDVKKFRAILMGEAEDFVVKAETISLDVDTTSLLTLTAINAGKLQEQSVVENAFVSEVISSPALPLGKGLWLTDSVAGNVKNGLAFSRARKAFEYNGKTVRAVLTVSSKDDAVNETLARLLDTNVQEQLLTGSREQIVAALNGTELVVNTVPAQAGGTVIGTFTLRNEHGLHARPSTVLVNTLKAFGAKITVENLTRGGLAVNAKSAMKLVGIGATKNHRLRFVAQGDDAEQAMEALAKAFSEGLGEGVSAVPPAEPDTIEVVSADSTANVPEKNEAKSADGAEGIFVLNNEHGLHARPSAVLVNEVKKYNASVAVQNLDRNTQLVSAKSLMKIVALGATKGHRLRFVATGEEAQQAIDGIGAIIAAGLGE is encoded by the coding sequence ATGTTCAATTTACCTGAAAATAACATTCATCTTGCCGCTCAAGCTACGGATAAACAACAGGCCATCGAAATGGCGGCTGCCGCGTTAGAGCAGGGGGGGTATGTAGAAAGCGGTTATTTACAAGGCATGCTGGGGCGTGAACAGCAGACTTCCACCTTTTTGGGTAACGGCATTGCCATTCCCCACGGTACCTTGGAAACCCGCGGGTTAGTTAAAAATACCGGTGTGGCCGTGTTCCAGTTTCCGCAAGGTATCGAATGGGGAGAGGGCAATAAAGCTTATGTGGTAATAGGAATCGCCGCCCGTTCGGATGAACATTTGTCGTTACTGCGCCAACTGACGCATGTTTTGGGCGATGAGGACACGGCGGCAAAATTGGCCACATTAGATGATGTGAAGAAATTCCGCGCAATTCTCATGGGCGAAGCGGAAGACTTTGTCGTGAAAGCTGAAACGATCAGCTTAGACGTAGATACCACCAGTTTGCTGACTTTAACCGCGATCAATGCGGGTAAATTACAGGAACAGAGTGTGGTGGAAAATGCCTTTGTTTCTGAGGTTATTAGCTCACCGGCGTTGCCGTTAGGAAAAGGATTATGGCTGACGGATAGCGTTGCGGGCAATGTCAAAAACGGTTTGGCATTCAGTCGGGCGCGCAAAGCGTTCGAATATAACGGCAAAACCGTGCGGGCGGTATTAACGGTCTCGTCCAAAGACGATGCGGTAAACGAAACGCTGGCACGGTTATTGGATACGAATGTGCAGGAGCAGCTGTTAACCGGTTCGCGGGAACAAATTGTTGCGGCATTAAACGGTACGGAATTGGTAGTGAATACTGTGCCGGCACAAGCCGGCGGGACTGTAATCGGAACCTTCACGTTACGTAATGAACACGGTTTGCATGCTCGTCCCAGCACGGTTTTAGTGAATACCTTAAAAGCCTTCGGCGCGAAAATTACAGTGGAAAATCTTACTCGCGGCGGTTTGGCGGTGAATGCGAAAAGCGCAATGAAGTTAGTGGGTATCGGCGCAACTAAAAATCATCGTTTGCGTTTTGTGGCACAAGGCGATGACGCAGAACAGGCTATGGAAGCGTTGGCAAAAGCCTTTTCCGAAGGTCTGGGTGAAGGCGTGTCCGCCGTGCCGCCGGCAGAACCGGACACCATTGAAGTGGTGTCTGCGGATTCGACAGCCAATGTGCCGGAAAAAAACGAGGCAAAATCCGCCGACGGCGCCGAAGGCATTTTTGTACTCAATAACGAGCACGGTTTACACGCCCGTCCGAGCGCGGTGTTGGTCAATGAAGTGAAAAAATATAATGCTTCCGTGGCGGTACAGAATCTTGATCGTAATACCCAATTAGTCAGTGCAAAAAGCCTGATGAAAATTGTGGCGTTAGGCGCAACCAAAGGTCATCGCTTGCGTTTTGTGGCAACCGGTGAAGAAGCGCAACAGGCAATCGACGGTATCGGTGCGATCATTGCGGCGGGGTTAGGAGAATAA
- the fruK gene encoding 1-phosphofructokinase, translating to MAKVATITLNAAYDLVGRLKRIELGEVNTVETLGLFPAGKGINVAKVLNDLGVSVAVGGFLGKDNVGDFERLFASVGLEDKFQRVAGKTRINVKITETEADVTDLNFLGYHISAADWQKFVADSLAYCQAFDIVAVCGSLPRGVTPELFADWLRQLHQAGVKVVLDSSNAALTAGLTAHPWLVKPNHRELEAWIGHSLNSLEEIVQAAKKLQTQGIANVIISMGAEGSLWLSEQGVVRAQPPKCENVVSTVGAGDSMVAGLIYGVVNGLSQQDTLAFASAVSAFAVSQSNVGVSDRALLEPILANVKITTIEG from the coding sequence ATGGCGAAAGTAGCAACTATTACCTTAAATGCCGCTTATGATTTAGTCGGTCGTTTGAAACGTATCGAATTAGGCGAAGTTAACACGGTGGAAACGCTGGGTTTATTCCCTGCCGGTAAAGGCATTAATGTGGCGAAAGTGCTGAATGATCTCGGTGTCAGCGTTGCCGTCGGCGGTTTTCTGGGTAAAGACAACGTCGGTGATTTCGAGCGCTTGTTTGCTTCCGTCGGTTTGGAGGATAAATTTCAGCGGGTAGCCGGTAAAACCCGTATTAATGTAAAAATTACCGAAACGGAAGCGGATGTGACGGATTTAAACTTCTTGGGCTATCACATTTCGGCAGCGGATTGGCAGAAATTTGTAGCGGATTCGTTAGCTTATTGCCAAGCCTTCGACATCGTGGCGGTTTGCGGCAGCCTTCCGCGCGGTGTTACGCCGGAATTATTCGCCGATTGGTTACGTCAGTTACATCAAGCCGGCGTAAAAGTCGTACTGGACAGTTCCAACGCTGCCTTAACCGCGGGGTTAACCGCACATCCTTGGTTAGTGAAACCGAATCATCGCGAATTAGAAGCTTGGATTGGACACAGCTTGAACAGTTTGGAAGAAATTGTTCAGGCTGCAAAAAAATTGCAGACGCAAGGCATTGCCAACGTAATTATTTCCATGGGAGCCGAGGGTTCGCTGTGGTTGAGCGAACAGGGCGTAGTACGGGCGCAACCGCCGAAATGTGAAAATGTGGTAAGTACCGTCGGTGCAGGCGATTCCATGGTGGCAGGGTTGATTTACGGTGTAGTAAACGGATTGTCCCAACAGGATACCTTGGCGTTTGCCAGTGCGGTTTCAGCCTTTGCCGTATCGCAAAGCAATGTGGGAGTCAGTGATCGGGCGTTACTCGAACCGATTCTCGCCAACGTTAAAATTACAACGATTGAAGGATAA
- the tuf gene encoding elongation factor Tu, with protein MSKEKFERTKPHVNVGTIGHVDHGKTTLTAAITTVLSKHYGGAARAFDQIDNAPEEKARGITINTSHVEYDTPTRHYAHVDCPGHADYVKNMITGAAQMDGAILVVAATDGPMPQTREHILLGRQVGVPYIIVFLNKCDMVDDEELLELVEMEVRELLTQYDFPGDDTPIIRGSALKALEGEAEWEEKILELANALDSYIPEPERAIDQPFLLPIEDVFSISGRGTVVTGRVERGIIRTGDEVEIVGIKDTTKTTVTGVEMFRKLLDEGRAGENIGALLRGTKREEIERGQVLAKPGSITPHTDFVSEVYVLSKEEGGRHTPFFKGYRPQFYFRTTDVTGTIELPEGVEMVMPGDNVKMTVSLIHPIAMDQGLRFAIREGGRTVGAGVVASVIK; from the coding sequence ATGTCTAAAGAAAAATTTGAACGTACAAAACCGCACGTAAACGTGGGTACAATCGGCCACGTTGACCACGGTAAAACAACTTTAACAGCAGCAATCACCACAGTATTATCCAAACACTACGGCGGTGCGGCTCGCGCATTCGACCAAATCGATAACGCGCCGGAAGAAAAAGCGCGTGGTATCACCATCAACACATCACACGTTGAATACGATACGCCGACCCGTCACTATGCTCACGTTGACTGCCCGGGACACGCGGACTATGTGAAAAACATGATCACCGGTGCGGCACAAATGGACGGCGCAATCTTAGTGGTAGCGGCAACAGACGGTCCTATGCCGCAAACCCGTGAGCACATCTTATTAGGTCGCCAGGTAGGCGTACCGTACATCATCGTATTCTTAAACAAATGCGACATGGTGGATGACGAAGAATTATTGGAATTAGTTGAAATGGAAGTTCGCGAACTTCTGACCCAATATGATTTCCCGGGCGATGACACGCCAATCATTCGTGGTTCCGCATTAAAAGCGTTGGAAGGCGAAGCGGAATGGGAAGAAAAAATTCTTGAATTGGCGAACGCTCTGGATAGCTATATTCCGGAACCTGAACGTGCGATTGACCAACCGTTCTTATTACCGATTGAAGACGTATTCTCAATCTCAGGCCGTGGTACGGTAGTCACCGGTCGTGTAGAACGCGGCATCATCCGTACCGGTGACGAAGTAGAAATCGTCGGTATCAAAGATACGACGAAAACTACCGTAACCGGAGTTGAAATGTTCCGTAAATTACTGGACGAAGGTCGTGCGGGTGAAAACATCGGTGCGTTATTACGCGGTACCAAACGTGAAGAAATCGAACGCGGTCAAGTATTGGCGAAACCGGGTTCAATCACACCGCACACAGACTTCGTATCGGAAGTGTACGTATTGTCAAAAGAAGAAGGCGGTCGTCATACTCCGTTCTTCAAAGGTTACCGTCCGCAGTTCTATTTCCGTACGACTGACGTAACGGGTACAATCGAATTACCGGAAGGCGTAGAAATGGTTATGCCTGGCGATAACGTAAAAATGACGGTAAGCTTAATCCATCCGATTGCGATGGACCAGGGTTTACGTTTCGCAATCCGCGAAGGCGGCCGTACGGTAGGCGCCGGCGTGGTAGCGAGCGTAATCAAATAA
- a CDS encoding DUF5389 family protein: MEKENSGFSLFIWALAGFCSPVLLWPLALLLSPAILENPALSHPVAMASVFWFYPVVFVLTARVLFKMNRRNPAKAKPALLISAVVFWGVLLAIGYIGLTP; encoded by the coding sequence ATGGAAAAGGAAAATTCGGGATTTAGCCTTTTTATCTGGGCGTTGGCGGGATTTTGTTCGCCGGTTTTATTATGGCCGCTGGCATTGCTATTGTCGCCGGCGATTTTGGAGAATCCGGCGTTATCCCATCCGGTCGCTATGGCGTCGGTATTCTGGTTTTATCCCGTTGTATTTGTGTTGACGGCTCGTGTTCTATTTAAAATGAATCGGCGAAATCCGGCAAAAGCCAAACCTGCATTGTTGATAAGTGCGGTCGTTTTTTGGGGTGTTTTATTGGCAATCGGTTATATCGGCTTAACGCCATAA
- a CDS encoding DeoR/GlpR family transcriptional regulator has product MKQSIRHNKIVEFVMQKGYVSTEELVTLLDVSPQTIRRDLNELAENNRIRRHHGGAASPSSSENSDYLDRKQFFSQEKNRIAAEVAKIIPNGASLFIDIGTTPEAVANALLNHKNLRVVTNNLNAAHILMQNETFNITIAGGSLRQDGGIIGSATISFISQFRLDFGIIGISSIDQDGSLLDYDFHEVQVKRTMIESSRIALLVADHSKFSRTAMVRLGEINEIDYFFTDTLLPVSVQEKLDPAKVNVKICR; this is encoded by the coding sequence ATGAAACAGTCTATTCGTCATAATAAAATTGTTGAGTTCGTCATGCAAAAAGGCTATGTCAGCACGGAAGAACTTGTCACCCTGCTAGATGTCAGTCCGCAAACTATCCGACGGGATCTTAACGAATTGGCTGAAAATAATAGAATTCGTCGCCATCATGGCGGTGCAGCCTCCCCGTCCAGTTCAGAAAACAGTGATTATTTAGATCGTAAACAATTTTTCTCACAAGAGAAAAACCGTATCGCCGCCGAAGTGGCAAAAATCATTCCGAACGGCGCATCACTTTTCATCGACATAGGTACCACACCGGAAGCTGTCGCCAATGCGCTGCTTAACCACAAAAATCTGCGCGTTGTTACCAACAATCTCAATGCCGCCCATATTCTTATGCAAAACGAAACTTTCAATATCACCATTGCAGGCGGTTCGTTACGCCAAGACGGCGGTATTATCGGCTCCGCCACTATCAGCTTTATTTCCCAGTTTCGGTTAGATTTCGGCATAATCGGTATCAGCAGCATCGATCAGGACGGCTCCTTGCTTGATTACGATTTCCATGAAGTTCAGGTAAAACGGACAATGATCGAAAGTTCCCGCATTGCGTTGTTAGTCGCCGACCATTCTAAATTCAGCCGTACTGCGATGGTACGTTTGGGAGAAATCAACGAGATCGATTACTTCTTTACCGATACGCTGTTGCCGGTTTCAGTACAAGAAAAACTAGACCCGGCCAAAGTCAATGTCAAAATTTGTCGTTAA
- the glpE gene encoding thiosulfate sulfurtransferase GlpE — MAFTEITPERAWDMIQTENAVLLDVRDAERFSYSRAQGAFHLTNQSYGEFQDTYDFDHPVIVSCYHGISSRSIAAFLAEQGYDNVYSVIGGFEGWQRAGLPMETAYGVKPI; from the coding sequence ATGGCATTTACAGAAATTACACCGGAACGCGCATGGGACATGATACAAACCGAAAACGCCGTTTTGCTTGATGTACGCGATGCCGAGCGTTTTAGTTACAGCCGCGCACAAGGCGCATTCCATTTAACCAACCAAAGCTACGGGGAATTTCAGGACACCTATGATTTTGATCATCCCGTCATAGTCAGTTGTTATCACGGTATAAGCAGCCGCTCGATAGCGGCATTTCTGGCTGAACAGGGCTATGATAACGTGTACAGCGTTATCGGTGGTTTTGAGGGCTGGCAACGTGCGGGACTGCCGATGGAAACCGCTTATGGCGTTAAGCCGATATAA
- a CDS encoding PIN domain-containing protein: protein MKYAFIDYENLNSLNGVKLEQYEKIFIFIGAAPNQAEIRISEKFTDKINISLITVKQIAQNNVDFHLSYYLGKLDQTAPKSVEFHVLSKDLGYQGICNFIRQQKTPRHCLLVQPESAVKITKDFFDTTQQQN from the coding sequence ATGAAATACGCTTTTATTGATTATGAAAACCTTAACAGTCTGAACGGAGTCAAATTAGAGCAATATGAAAAAATATTTATTTTTATTGGCGCGGCACCTAATCAGGCAGAGATTCGTATATCTGAAAAATTTACCGATAAAATCAATATTTCATTGATTACAGTGAAACAGATTGCCCAAAATAATGTAGATTTCCATTTAAGCTATTATTTAGGAAAGCTCGACCAAACAGCACCTAAATCCGTCGAATTTCATGTATTGTCAAAAGATCTCGGCTATCAGGGAATATGCAATTTCATCCGACAACAAAAAACACCACGGCATTGTTTACTCGTTCAGCCTGAAAGTGCGGTCAAAATTACAAAAGATTTTTTCGACACCACACAACAACAAAATTAG
- a CDS encoding rhomboid family intramembrane serine protease, producing the protein MQRLFGTEIHSLAWGFRDYVRARYRVELILRAEADSYGVKILNVYLPDNSPHIHLIQQEAERYLANPFAAEYHQASWTDGDIQTVETIAPAFSWLRTLIRWRQIKFTVFLTALCIAIYLFEIVGYDQSIMLFAHYPAEFGEERQFWRYFSHTLVHLSPLHILFNLCWWWIFAGAIERHLGTFTLITLYCLSGIISGVAQNYASGPAFFGLSGVVYAVMGFVFSADKFGKTQGTLLPQGFFSMLVVGILFGFVSPLIGVQMGNAAHISGLITGLICGFLYTKTRQSHEIPLK; encoded by the coding sequence ATGCAGCGTTTATTTGGAACCGAAATTCATAGTTTAGCGTGGGGATTCCGTGATTACGTACGCGCCCGGTATCGGGTCGAATTGATTTTACGTGCGGAAGCGGATAGCTACGGTGTGAAAATTCTGAATGTCTACCTGCCGGATAATTCTCCCCATATCCACCTTATTCAACAAGAAGCCGAACGGTATTTGGCCAATCCTTTCGCCGCCGAATATCATCAGGCGAGCTGGACCGACGGCGATATTCAAACAGTTGAAACAATCGCACCTGCGTTTTCTTGGTTGCGGACGCTTATACGCTGGCGGCAAATAAAATTCACCGTTTTTTTGACCGCACTTTGTATTGCAATTTATCTGTTTGAAATCGTGGGTTATGACCAATCCATTATGCTATTCGCGCACTATCCTGCGGAATTCGGCGAAGAACGGCAATTCTGGCGCTATTTCAGTCATACTTTAGTCCATTTATCTCCATTACATATTCTATTTAACCTATGCTGGTGGTGGATTTTTGCCGGCGCCATCGAACGGCATTTAGGGACATTCACACTCATTACCCTTTATTGTTTATCCGGTATAATCAGCGGTGTGGCGCAAAACTACGCCAGCGGACCGGCATTCTTCGGCTTATCCGGCGTGGTTTATGCGGTAATGGGGTTTGTCTTCTCAGCCGATAAATTCGGCAAAACACAGGGAACTCTGTTGCCACAAGGTTTTTTTAGTATGTTGGTGGTCGGGATTCTATTCGGTTTCGTCAGCCCATTAATCGGTGTTCAAATGGGTAATGCCGCCCATATATCCGGTCTAATCACCGGATTAATTTGTGGTTTTCTCTACACAAAGACTAGGCAAAGCCATGAAATTCCACTAAAGTAA